Proteins from a genomic interval of Corythoichthys intestinalis isolate RoL2023-P3 chromosome 3, ASM3026506v1, whole genome shotgun sequence:
- the LOC130912848 gene encoding uncharacterized protein K02A2.6-like, with product MSVDGKSGCYWVTPKLEGHPVKMQIDTGSQASLVSYQVYKQCLRHLPLRPSDTVLKAYTGHKVHMKGMTDITVQCKDQTAKLPVYVTKGNFASIMGRLWINALRVNWLEVRQLSDGSSQLQVILDKNEEVFREELGSMKDIRVKLHIKPGSKPVFMKARTVPYAIRDKVEADLDALVKSGVLEPVTTSEWATPIVPVPKKNGGIRTCGDFKVTLNPVLCVAQYPLPLIDDLFAGLSGGQKFSKIDLNQAYLQMHVDEESREWLTINTHKGLFRYCRLPFGITSAPALFQRAMDTILSGLPGVQCHLDDILCTGANDEEHLRNLDAVLKRLRQYGLRVRKEKCEFLRPSVEYLGHVIDHEGLHKAPSKTKAIVDAPAPENVSQLRSFFRSIELLWTV from the coding sequence ATGAGCGTGGACGGGAAGTCAGGGTGTTACTGGGTCACACCAAAGTTAGAGGgtcacccagtcaaaatgcaaATAGATACTGGATCACAGGCATCGCTTGTGTCTTACCAAGTCTATAAACAGTGTTTGAGACACCTTCCATTAAGACCATCAGACACTGTGTTGAAAGCGTACACTGGACACAAAGTGCACATGAAAGGAATGACTGACATTACTGTGCAATGCAAGGatcaaactgctaaacttccagTGTATGTCACAAAAGGGAATTTTGCTTCCATAATGGGACGACTGTGGATTAATGCACTTCGTGTAAATTGGCTAGAAGTTCGGCAGCTGTCAGACGGTTCTTCACAACTACAAGTCATACTGGACAAGAATGAAGAGGTTTTCCGTGAGGAATTGGGCAGCATGAAGGACATTAGAGTGAAATTGCACATTAAACCAGGAAGCAAACCTGTGTTTATGAAGGCTAGGACAGTGCCGTATGCTATTCGCGACAAAGTCGAGGCTGACCTGGATGCGTTGGTCAAAAGTGGGGTTTTGGAACCAGTCACCACCAGCGAATGGGCGACACCAATTGTGCCGGTTCCGAAAAAGAATGGCGGAATTCGCACATGTGGCGATTTTAAAGTGACTTTGAATCCGGTGCTTTGTGTGGCGCAGTACCCACTTCCATTGATCGATGATTTGTTTGCAGGTCTGAGCGGTGGTCAAAAATTCAGCAAAATTGACCTCAACCAAGCTtatctgcagatgcatgtggatGAAGAATCACGGGAGTGGCTGACAATTAACACGCACAAGGGACTTTTCAGATATTGCAGATTACCTTTTGGCATCACATCTGCTCCTGCTCTGTTTCAACGGGCTATGGATACAATTTTGAGTGGATTGCCAGGAGTACAATGTCACTTGGATGACATTCTCTGCACCGGTGCCAACGACGAGGAGCATCTTCGCAACCTGGATGCTGTCTTAAAAAGGCTAAGGCAGTATGGTCTTCGAGTGCgcaaggaaaaatgtgaatttttgaGACCATCGGTGGAGTATCTCGGGCATGTGATAGACCACGAAGGACTACACAAGGCTCCATCGAAGACAAAGGCAATTGTGGATGCACCCGCCCCAGAAAATGTGAGTCAGCTTAGATCTTTTTTTAGGTCTATTGAACTATTATGGACGGTTTAG